Proteins encoded in a region of the Ziziphus jujuba cultivar Dongzao chromosome 3, ASM3175591v1 genome:
- the LOC107404041 gene encoding NAC domain-containing protein 87, which translates to MEDQAIVVNKPEEELIDLPPGFRFHPTDEEIISYYLTEKVLNCNFSASAIGEADLNKSEPWDLPKKAKMGEKEWYFFCQRDRKYPTGMRTNRATESGYWKATGKDKEIYKGKGGGGGSGSCLVGMKKTLVFYKGRAPKGEKTNWVMHEYRLEGKFSYYNLPKSAKDEWVVCRVFHKNMGIKKSIPNMNPIQGGLLMRMSSVDNDSDHLLIDSCSLPPLMDINPYDGRHDHQQQQQQELIKGTTTVPSPTTRTSQSQGAYFNYLSNIGSNNDNHQQQQTKQHNQSPNPNQMMMLKSLQQLPTSTSTSYQAPSLLMTNHHPILYSQLLPNIPPSPPPPHYSNLIHPNLSSTLINNLGGYFEPPAGGNNTSDYGHHHHHPHQQASGGNYNNNNNDGLILEMRQCKVEQLSSNNQSMVSLSQDTGLSTDVNTTAEISSSVHVSKPDDGQAAAPSIPPISDIEAFNWDDF; encoded by the exons atgGAAGATCAAGCAATAGTGGTGAACAAGCCGGAAGAAGAGCTCATCGATTTACCCCCGGGCTTTCGATTCCATCCCACGGATGAGGAGATTATAAGCTATTACCTGACGGAGAAGGTCCTCAACTGCAACTTCAGTGCAAGTGCTATAGGAGAAGCTGATTTGAATAAGTCTGAACCTTGGGATTTGCCAA AGAAAGCAAAGATGGGAGAGAAAGAGTGGTACTTCTTCTGCCAGAGAGATAGAAAGTATCCAACAGGGATGAGAACCAACCGAGCAACAGAATCGGGGTACTGGAAGGCCACCGGAAAGGACAAAGAGATTTACAAAGGCAAAGGCGGCGGAGGCGGCAGCGGCAGTTGCCTCGTCGGGATGAAGAAGACCCTTGTCTTCTACAAAGGAAGAGCTCCCAAAGGAGAGAAGACCAACTGGGTCATGCATGAATACAGACTCGAAGGCAAATTCTCTTACTACAACCTTCCCAAGTCTGCCAAG GATGAATGGGTGGTGTGCAGGGTGTTCCACAAGAACATGGGCATCAAAAAGAGTATCCCAAATATGAATCCAATACAAGGAGGCCTGCTCATGAGGATGAGCTCTGTGGATAACGACAGTGATCATCTGCTAATAGATAGCTGTTCACTCCCACCTCTCATGGATATTAATCCTTATGATGGGAGACATGACcaccagcagcagcagcagcaggagTTGATCAAGGGGACCACCACAGTACCATCACCCACAACGAGAACATCTCAATCTCAAGGAGCTTACTTTAACTACTTGTCTAATATTGGCTCTAATAATGACAACCATCAACAGCAGCAAACGAAGCAACACAACCAGAGCCCGAACCCCAACCAGATGATGATGTTGAAGAGCTTGCAGCAGCTTCCCACCTCCACTAGTACTAGTTACCAAGCTCCTAGCCTCCTCATGACTAACCACCACCCCATCCTCTACTCTCAACTACTCCCAAATATtcctccttctcctcctcctcctcattATTCCAACTTAATCCACCCAAATTTATCATCAACTCTGATCAATAATCTGGGAGGTTATTTTGAACCACCTGCAGGTGGCAATAACACCAGTGATTAcggtcatcatcatcatcatcctcatcagcAAGCTAGTGGtggtaattataataataataataatgacggGTTAATATTGGAGATGAGGCAGTGCAAGGTGGAGCAGTTGTCATCTAATAACCAGTCTATGGTTAGCCTCTCCCAGGACACTGGTCTGAGCACTGACGTCAACACCACGGCTGAGATCTCATCATCGGTTCATGTTTCCAAGCCTGATGATGGTCAAGCAGCAGCTCCATCTATCCCTCCCATTTCAGACATTGAAGCCTTTAATTGGGATGACTTCTGA
- the LOC107404046 gene encoding ricin B-like lectin R40G3 isoform X1 → MEFPYGHHSHTHHQRRGEDEEYGERPNYPPRPPPSEIGMGSTFDQPLPPPRPSYFAQNEEFPPAPPHSQPAHVTHISHAHVVQGQQDFNNFSANFPPHKQPPPLDSSDCHSAGGAAVGVHHVAHHDLGQNPLLETHFPSSVHHQTHQSIPSNLSDKPTVKVFSKARPDFSLTIRDGKVILAPSDPSDVFQHWYKDEKYSTRVKDEVGFPSFALINKATGQAIKHSIGASHPVQLIPYVPDVFDESILWTESKDLGDGFRTIRMVNNIRLNVDAFHGDKKSGGVHDGTTIVLWDWNKGDNQRWKIVPY, encoded by the exons ATGGAATTCCCGTATGGCCACCACTCCCACACCCACCATCAGCGTCGCGGAGAGGATGAAGAATATGGAGAAAGACCGAATTACCCCCCACGGCCTCCGCCATCAGAAATAGGAATGGGATCCACCTTTGATCAACCTCTTCCACCGCCACGCCCTTCCTACTTTGCACAAAATGAAGAATTCCCACCTGCACCTCCACATTCACAACCAGCCCATGTCACACATATCTCCCATGCCCATGTTGTCCAAGGCCAACAAGACTTCAACAACTTTTCTGCTAATTTTCCTCCTCACAAGCAACCACCGCCCCTTGACTCCTCCGATTGCCATTCTGCTGGTGGTGCTGCTGTTGGAGTGCATCATGTCGCTCATCATGATCTGGGCCAAAACCCCCTTCTAGAAACCCATTTCCCCTCCTCCGTCCACCACCAAACCCATCAATCCATCCCTTCTAATCTCTCCGACAAACCCACCGTCAAGGTCTTCTCCAAGGCCCGACCCGATTTCTCTCTCACCATCCGAGATGGCAAAGTCATTCTTGCCCCGTCTGACCCATCTGATGTTTTCCAA CATTGGTACAAAGATGAGAAGTACAGTACAAGAGTGAAGGATGAAGTAGGGTTTCCAAGCTTTGCTCTCATTAACAAAGCCACTGGTCAGGCTATCAAGCACTCCATTGGGGCCTCCCATCCT GTACAGCTGATACCTTATGTTCCAGATGTTTTTGATGAATCCATACTTTGGACCGAGAGCAAGGATCTAGGTGATGGTTTCAGAACAATTAGGATGGTTAATAATATTCGCCTTAATGTGGATGCCTTTCATGGTGATAAGAAATCTGGTGGTGTCCATGATGGCACCACTATCGTGCTGTGGGATTGGAACAAAGGAGATAACCAGCGATGGAAGATCGTACCCTACT GA
- the LOC107404046 gene encoding ricin B-like lectin EULS3 isoform X2 has translation MEFPYGHHSHTHHQRRGEDEEYGERPNYPPRPPPSEIGMGSTFDQPLPPPRPSYFAQNEEFPPAPPHSQPAHVTHISHAHVVQGQQDFNNFSANFPPHKQPPPLDSSDCHSAGGAAVGVHHVAHHDLGQNPLLETHFPSSVHHQTHQSIPSNLSDKPTVKVFSKARPDFSLTIRDGKVILAPSDPSDVFQHWYKDEKYSTRVKDEVGFPSFALINKATGQAIKHSIGASHPHDPTTRWAFPIKLLLWDIYDWFL, from the exons ATGGAATTCCCGTATGGCCACCACTCCCACACCCACCATCAGCGTCGCGGAGAGGATGAAGAATATGGAGAAAGACCGAATTACCCCCCACGGCCTCCGCCATCAGAAATAGGAATGGGATCCACCTTTGATCAACCTCTTCCACCGCCACGCCCTTCCTACTTTGCACAAAATGAAGAATTCCCACCTGCACCTCCACATTCACAACCAGCCCATGTCACACATATCTCCCATGCCCATGTTGTCCAAGGCCAACAAGACTTCAACAACTTTTCTGCTAATTTTCCTCCTCACAAGCAACCACCGCCCCTTGACTCCTCCGATTGCCATTCTGCTGGTGGTGCTGCTGTTGGAGTGCATCATGTCGCTCATCATGATCTGGGCCAAAACCCCCTTCTAGAAACCCATTTCCCCTCCTCCGTCCACCACCAAACCCATCAATCCATCCCTTCTAATCTCTCCGACAAACCCACCGTCAAGGTCTTCTCCAAGGCCCGACCCGATTTCTCTCTCACCATCCGAGATGGCAAAGTCATTCTTGCCCCGTCTGACCCATCTGATGTTTTCCAA CATTGGTACAAAGATGAGAAGTACAGTACAAGAGTGAAGGATGAAGTAGGGTTTCCAAGCTTTGCTCTCATTAACAAAGCCACTGGTCAGGCTATCAAGCACTCCATTGGGGCCTCCCATCCT CATGATCCCACAACTAGATGGGCTTTTCCAATCAAGCTGCTGCTTTGGGACATCTATGACTGGTTTTTATGA
- the LOC132803201 gene encoding uncharacterized protein LOC132803201, whose product MLVSRFLDYMMVDTKPLISQVHKLQVLILELLAEGMFINEAFQVAVMIEKLPPSWGDFRNYLKHKKKEMDMEALIGKLRIEDDNRRSDIRSMKTIMKANVVKHGSSSKNKKNPGKSSKTVEEKEEHRDNNDGAHHKRDIRKNLVSRSLLSKHGFRLVFESDKIILFKYGMFIQDRHDAAKVIEKSLLELHQVFLDMAVMVEAQGEQMDDIEHHVLNSSYYVKDGTKQLHTAKDYQRSSRKWMCIGLILLLLVILVVVVPIVTSFADS is encoded by the exons ATGCTGGTAAGTCGtttcttggactacatgatggtggataccaagccattgataagtcaagtaCATAAGTTACAAGTGCTCATCCTAGAACTTCTTGCCGAAGGGATGttcattaatgaagcctttcaagttgCTGTAATGATTGAGAAGTTGCCTCCTAGTTGGGGAGACTTCAGAAACTATCTCAAGcacaagaaaaaggaaatggaCATGGAGGCTCTTATTGGAAAGCTTCGAATTGAAGATGACAATAGGAGGTCTGACATAAGATCCATGAAGACCATAATGAAAGCAAATGTTGTGAAGCATGGAAGtagctccaagaataagaaaaatcctGGAAAGAGTTCTAAG ACTGtcgaagagaaagaggaacataGAGACAACAACGATGGAGCACATCACAAGAGAG ATATTCGTAAGAATTTGGTGTCTAGATCGTTGctaagcaaacatggttttcgcttagtgtttgagtcagacaagATTATCTTATTCAAGTATGGGATGTTT ATTCAGGACAGACACGATGCCGCCAAAGTGATAGAGAAGAGCCTGCTGGAGCTGCATCAGGTGTTCTTGGATATGGCTGTCATGGTGGAGGCACAGGGCGAGCAGATGGATGACATTGAACACCATGTTTTGAATTCTTCTTACTATGTCAAGGATGGAACCAAACAGCTTCATACTGCCAAGGACTACCAGAGGAGTAGCAGGAAGTGGATGTGCATTGGGTTGATACTTTTGCTGCTCGTCATTCTTGTTGTGGTCGTCCCCATTGTCACCAGCTTCGCTGACTCTTAG